From the genome of Bacillus thermozeamaize:
TAGAAACAGCCGAGCAGAAAACAGGACAAATGCCTGGATCTGCATCGGCTGTCAGACAGTTATTCGCCGTGTCAATCAATTTATTGGTTCAATTCCCGATCGACGATCTCCGCAATGCGCAGGATATGCTGGCGCAGGATCGCTTCATCGGGACCCTCCGCCATGATCCGCAACAGCGGCTCCGTTCCGGATGGGCGAACCAGCACACGGCCTGCATCGCCCAATCGCCGTTCCAGCTCGCCAATGGCTTCCATGATCGCCGGATGCTGCTGCCAGGCGGTTTTGGCTTCTGCCCTCTTCAGACGCACGTTGTGCAGCACTTGCGGGAATTTCCGCATGACCTGCTTGAGCTGCCCGAGCGTTTTCCCGCTTTCCCTGATCACCTGTACCAGTTGCAGGGCGGTCAGCATGCCATCGCCGGTCGTGTTATAATCCAGCAGGATCACGTGTCCGGATTGTTCACCGCCAATGACAAATCCTCCCTCAAGCATCCGTTCCAGCACATAACGGTCACCCACCGCCGTTTGTTCGGTGGCTATCCCCAACTCACGCATCGCCTGGTACAGGCCGATATTGCTCATCACGGTGGTGACCAGGGTGTTTTTCGCCAGGCGTCCCTGTTCTTTCAACGACCGGGCCAGAATGCACATGATGTGGTCGCCATCCACAATCTGCCCTTCTTCATCTACGGCAATCAGCCGGTCCGCATCGCCGTCAAAAGCCAGCCCCACATCCGCCCGCTGCCTTTTCACCTCTTCCTGCAAACGGGAGGGGTGCGTGGAGCCCACGCCATCATTGATATTGATGCCGTCCGGCTCAGCGCCAATGACCCACACCTCGGCCCCCAACCGGCGAAACAGGCGCGGCGCAAGATAGGAGGCGGCCCCGTGGGCACAATCCAGAACCACTTTGAGTCCCTGCAAGTCTCCGTGGATGGTCCCCGACAAGTGATTCAGATAATCCTCGGCTTTTTCCGCTGCATCCAGGAGACGGCCCACCCCGCCGCCGACCGGGCGCGGCAGCTTGTCCTCCGGCTCATCCAGCAGGCGCTCGATCTGTTCCTCTTCCTCATCGGTCAGCTTGAACCCGTCCGGACCAAAAATTTTGATTCCATTGTCTTCCACCGGGTTGTGCGAGGCGGTGATCATGATGCCGGCATCTGCCTGCAGCGTTTTTGTCAACCAGGCCACTCCCGGGGTGCTGATGATGCCGAGCCGGTATACATCTGCCCCAGCCGAAAGCAGGCCAGCGGTGAGCGCCGCCTCCAGCATCTCCCCCGAGATCCGCGTATCCCGGCCGATCAGGACTTTCGGCCGCCCGGAAGCACGAGCCGCAGCCAGATTTCCTTCCGCGCGGCCGATCCGAAACGCAAGCTCCGGCGTCAGCTCCCGGTTCGCGACGCCACGTACACCATCGGTGCCAAAATACTTCCTCATTCTTTTCCACTCCCATCGTTCTCTCTGGTTGTTCCAACAACATGACGTATCCATGATCGGGCCGAACTCATCCCGATTCATTGGGCGGACGTTCCGGCGGCATCACGTCCTCAGGCTGATCGCCGGCCGGCTCCCTGCTTCCGGCGGCCTGCAGGAGAAATCTGGCTTCCGGCAATAGGCCTTTGACCTGGATAAACGGAGGCAGTTTCACCTCCATACGGCTGCGGTGCTCTCCCTCGGACAGCCGGCTGACATCCAGGATCACCTGCACATCGTTGGCGGACAGGGCGTCAAGCCGCTCCCCTGTCCCTTCCAGTGTCAGGTCCAGTTTTCCGTTTTCCGGCTGGAGCCATTTGATCTCTTTTCCGGCGGGCAGGCCCCTAACCTGAATCGGCAACTGCTCGATGACCCTGGTTCGGGATGGGCTGATTTGAACGCGCACCTCGATAACCGCAGGTTCTACACTGAACAGGCCTTTTTCTATAGGAACCGACAGTTTCAATACCTGCGTTTCCTTCAGGGTCGTCAGATCCAATGTCGGCCCGCGGTATTGGTGATACTTGTTCAGCACGGCAAGCGGCCCGATCAATGTCACTTCCTGGGGAGACATCTCCACCGCAGACACACTGTACCCATCCGGCAGGCGGCCTTGCAATTGCAAGTCCAAAGGCACCGTTTTGCGCGGACTGCGAATGGGCACCTCGACCCGAACGGTCGCTGGCTGGATATCCACATCCAGGCTGTTCCCCTGTGCATCGACGGCCCGCAATGATACCTCCTGGATCAAATGTTCACCTCTTGCATTCAAATGGACGTACGCTTTCACTGAAACGACTCGATCCAGCAGGCTCTTGCCGCCGCCGATCCGCACCTCGGCCGGCCGGATGAGCGGCGAACCCAACTGGAAACCCTCCGGCAGCATCCCGAGCCATTCCACATCCACCGGCATGGATTTGCTCTCCCTGGCTTCCAGGACAATGCGCACTTCTGCAGGGTTGGCCTCTACGTGCAAGTTGGGAGGAAATCCGTCAAACTGCACGGGCACCCGTACCTCTCCCGGGCCAAAACCGGTGACATCCGCATACACTTTGTAATCGCGCAGGCGAAAAAGGCTCAAATCCCGTTGCGAACCGCGCAAAATCAGATCGACCGTTTGCGGCGCTTCCAGCAGCGCTACCTTTCGCTCGTCATATCTTACTTCCAGGGCGGCATTGTCAATGCGAATCTCATTTTGGGTGATTTCCGTGGTGGTCACCGGGTTGGGACTGGATCCATTGACGACAAACCAGAGCATAATGGCCAACAAGACAGAGACGATGCGAACAACCATCGGCTGGTTCAACCACTTATCCATCGGCTTTCTGCCCCCATTTCTGGCGGAAAGATCCTGCCTTTTTCGCCGACGGCATCAGCGCCTCCCGCAACCGCAAAAACAACACCTCGCCTTGAATGTCCCGCTCCAACACGCCATCGGAAGCCAGTGAGATTTGCCCCGTCTCTTCTGAAACGACCAGGCTCAAACAATCGGTGATCTCGCTGACCCCCACCGCGGCCCGGTGACGCGTCCCCAACTCCTTGCTGATGAAAGGGCTCTCCGAAAGCGGCAAATAGCAACCCGCAGCCATAATGGTCGCATCACGGATGATCACCGCCCCATCATGAAGGGGGGTGTTGGGCGTAAAAATGTTAATGAGCAACTCTGCAGACAGTTTTGCCTCCAGCCGCGTCCCCGTCTCAATCATGTCGTTGAGCCCGATCTTCCGTTCCAGGACGATCAGCGCTCCAATGCGCCGCTGGGCCATGTATGTGGCTGCCTTGTAACAAGCCTCGGCCACGCTGAGCAGATCGCTGTCCTCCTGTACGCCGGTACGCACAAAGAAGCGGCCACGGCCCAATTGCTCCAAGGCTCGCCGAAATTCCGGCTGAAAAATGATCAAGATCACCAGAACGCCGTATGTAAACGCTTGGGACATCAGCCACTCCAACGTTCGCAGATTTAGAAGCGAACTCAGCACCCACGCAAGGACGATGATCACAATGCCTTGAATCAACTGGATGGCTCGTGTCCCCCGGATGAGCATCAACAATTTATAGAAGACATACGAGACGATGGCGATATCAACCACCACCGAGAAAACCTGCCAGATCTCCTGAAGTGGCTTCATCCCGCGTTCCTCCGTAGCTAATAAAAAAAAAGCTTGCAACTCCCGTGCAAGGCTTTTGTGCTTTCCATTCAGTTCTTCACGCTGATTCATCAAATAAATGGAGCGGACGACGGGATTCGAACCCGCGACCCTCGCCTTGGCAAGGCGATGCTCTACCCCTGAGCCACGTCCGCATAAAGAAGAATTCCATTAACTAACATACACCATCTGCCGCTCTTTTTCAAGCGGTTTTTTGTTGGAAAATATTTCCTTTCAAGCGCAATGAAAGAGGGCCCGCCGGAAGAATTCCTTCCAGCAGCCCCACAGCCCATCAACAGGAATACGGTAGGTTCACGGTTTTGGGTCCCCTTACACCACTTATGGATCAACGTAACCGCCGTAGCCAAATCCACTGTGAGAGGCAATGATGGCCAGAAGCACGAAGATGACCAGAATCACGCCGATAAAGCTGCCGAGAAATCCTCCTCCACCTGCGGGATAACCCATATGAGAACCTCCTTTCCAGCTTGATAGTACATCGTATTCCCTCCCAAATGGATCGTTATCGCGCAATTGCCTAATTTTGGTGCTTGCAGTTCAGGAATAAAAAACGCCGCACAGGCAACCACCCTGAGCGACGTTTTTGTGCCGATGTATAGGATTTGCGACGAAAATCACCGATGTTTTATTGCTGGTATCCTGGTGCGGGTGAAGGGACTCGAACCCCCACGGTTTCCCACTGGAACCTAAATCCAGCGCGTCTGCCAGTTCCGCCACACCCGCATCTTTGCTTGTCCGCAGCAGCACCACTGACAGAATGGTGTAAATAAACAAAAAAATGGTGAGCCATGGTGGACTCGAACCACCGACACCCTGATTAAAAGTCAGGTGCTCTACCAACTGAGCTAATGGCTCATAACGTGGCTGGGGAGGTAGGATTCGAACCTACGCATCACGGAGTCAAAGTCCGTTGCCTTACCGCTTGGCTACTCCCCAATATGTAGATGGTGGAGGGGGTAGGATTCGAACCTACGAAGGCAACGCCAACGGATTTACAGTCCGCCCCATTTGACCACTTTGGTACCCCTCCATAAAATTTCCCAAAAAAAAGAGCTTATACATGGTGCCGGTGAGAGGACTTGAACCCCCAACCTACTGATTACAAGTCAGTTGCTCTGCCAGTTGAGCTACACCGGCTTGACTGTCAAAGCTCCAGTTGTCGATGGTGGACGGTGACGGGTTCGAACCGCCGACCCCCTGCTTGTAAGGCAGGTGCTCTCCCGGCTGAGCTAACCGTCCATGGTGACCCGTAGGGGATTCGAACCCCTGTTACCACCGTGAAAGGGTGGTGTCTTAACCACTTGACCAACGGGCCATCTGCTGGAGCTCCCAACCAGACTCGAACTGGTGACCTCTTCCTTACCATGGAAGCGCTCTACCTGCTGAGCTATGGGAGCTTGAACTGGCTCCTCCGACAGGACTCGAACCTGTAACCTACCGGTTAACAGCCGGTTGCTCTACCATTGAGCTACGGAGGAACGGTCTGCGCACCTCTCTGTGCACTTCATTATTCTAATACGTTTCGACGGAGATTTCAAGATGCCTCGTTCAGTTGCCAACGGGCAACTGCAACAACGTTAGGAATGATACCATGGATACCTGTCTTTGTCAACAGTCATCGCGGATCAAAATGCCATTCCGCGACCGGCTACGCCGGGTGACGGGTTTTCTCATACAGCCCGCAAGTTAGGCATACATTAATACTGGCATGCGCGGACAACCTTATCACGATCATGCCTCGTTCTTCACGTTGATGCCAACATCAAGCAAACCCATCAGAAAAGAGGTGTCGCCCGATGAATCTTTTCATGGTCTTAAAAGCCGCACAATTGAAGAGGTTCCTGATTTTTACCGTGGCCGCAGCCTTTGCCGTCGGCGTGTTTTTCGTGGAAAAAGAAGAGGAGAGCATCTTTGCCGACGCCGTCCCCACCTTCTCCAGCGACGAACCCTCAGCCATCTACAGCGTGCCGACAGACAAGAAAAAAGTGGCCCTTACTTTCGACATCAGCTGGGGAGACAAGCGCCCCGGACCGATTCTGGATGTGCTGAAAGATAAACAGGTGGAAAAGGCCACTTTCTTTCTCTCCTCGCCCTGGGCCGAAAATCATCCCGAGATCGTACAGCGAATCGTCGATGCGGGGTATGAAATCGGAAGCCACGGCCATAAACACGTCAACTACAGCCGGTTGAGCGATGAAGAGATTCGCCAGCAAATCGCCAAGGCTGACCAAATCCTGCGCGAGTTGACGGGCGTCAAACCCAATCTCATCCGGATGCCCAACGGGGATTTTGACAAGCGTGTCCTGCGCGTGGCAGATTCGCTGGGCTATACGGTCATTCAGTGGGATACCGACTCCCTCGACTGGATGAATCCGGGGGTTGACCGCATCATCCAACGCGTCCTGGACAAGGTGCACCCCGGGGACATCATCCTGATGCACGCCAGCGACTCCTGCAAACAGACGCATGAAGCCCTGCCCGTGATTATCGACCGGCTTCGCGAACAAGGATATGAACTGGTTACCGTCTCTGAACTGATCGCGACCGCCCAGATCGATACCACCGAACTGCCTTGACGCTCAGGCGGTGGCCCATTTCTTCTTCCGCGCCGGTGACGGTTTCTTTCCGTCATTGACCAGCCGGTGCAAGATTAACACCTGCCAAGCGTTGCAAACGAAAAGCGGCACCCCCATGACCCACATCGACAGCGGGTTGCCTGTGAGCAGGGCGGGCAGCCATTCCAGCGTCGTCAGAACCACCATCACAAACAACGTCGGAATAAAGGCTTGCCTGTCCGTCATCCAGCTTTTCAGTATCGCAACGACCAACCCAACGGCAAGAAGGGCCAGCGGCAGAGGCAGGTAATCCAGCCAGCGGCCGCCGCCTGCCGCAGCCCTCAGCCATACCCAGTCGATCAGCACCAGCAAGATGAGCAACGCCTGAAAGCTTTGCCAGAGCCAGTTTCGTTTCAGAAGCCCCAGCATCATCGACTGGAAAAACAGATAGGCAAACAGGCCCATCTGGCTGATTAAACTGAACATCAGCCCCGCGCCCGCATAACCGATAATCGACAGGATCAACTCCTGGCCGACCACCTCTTCGCCGGTTTGAAACACGTACATACCGAAACCAAAGAACAGCCCGGAAAGGCCGCCAATCGCCAATGTGGTGAAAAAGAGAAACGCCCAGTTGCGCGCTTTCACTACGCATATCCTCCCCTATCACGCCTTCGGCTTATCCTTCAAGGCGCTTTTCATTATGATTTTACCAGTCTTCCGCCCGCATTCCAAGGAACCTTTTCACGCATAATACATCCAGAATGTTATCCGAGGGGAGTATCATCATGAGCCATTCTCAAGCAAAGACACATCCATGGGGGTTGCGAAAAAGGCGGATGGCACTGATGGGGCTGTTGGCCTTCATCCTGGTCGCCAATGGCTGTAACCCGGCACAACGGCCCCAGGAACCATTGCCCTATGAAAGCACAAAGGAAATGGTCGTGGACATTCTCAAAACGGACGCCGGGAAAAAAGCGGTTCAGGAGATGTTTAACGATCCGGAATTTCAAAAACAGGTCATCCTCAGTGAGGACGACCTGAAAAAAATCATTCAAGAAATGATCACCGGTGAACAAAACCGGGAAAAATTGAATGAAATCATCCGTGAACCGAAGTTTGCCGCCGAGTTGGGAAAAGCGTTAAAAGAACAAAACAAGACGCTCCTCAAGGATTTGATGAAAGATCCGGAATACCGCTCCATGATGATCGAAGCCATGCAGGATCCCGAATTCGAAAAGGAATTGTTGAAACTGTTCAAAAGCAACCAATTCCGTCAGCAAATGATGAGCGTGATGAAAGAGTCGCTGCAAAGCCCCATGTTCCAGGAGGAGCTCCTGCAATTGATGATCAAGGCGCAAGAAGAAGCCACCAAGCCGAAGAAAGAAAAAAAGCAGCAGGGTGGACAGCAGGACGGCGGAAAAGGTGGTGGCGGTGGTGCAGCGGGTGGAAGTTAACCTGCGAGCAGCACCGAACCCATGGGTCGCTCACAGCAAAATCACCCTGCGCCCACCGCGTGATCCATCTATCCCTTGACGGCAGGAGCAGTCCTGTCGATCACTTCTTTGGCCAGCTGATCAAAAATCTTGGCTTGCGGCGAACCTGCCGGATAGATACCGGGAGCCTCGTCCAAACCACTTCCTTCCGGAGCGCCGAGGGGAATCTGGGCCAACAGCTTGGTGCGCAACGTCTCCGCCAGCTTCTGTCCTCCACCCTGGCCAAAAATGAAGGCTCTGTTCCCGCAATGGCCGCATTCGTACCAGGACATGTTTTCAACCACGCCGATGATTTCATGATTGGTCTGAATGGCCATGGCACCCGCCCGCGCAGCCACAAAAGCTGCCGTCAAATGGGGGGTCGTGACGATGATTTCCTTGCTTTGCGGGATCAGTTGGTGAACATCCAGCGCCACATCCCCTGTCCCCGGCGGCAGGTCGAGAAGCATGTAGTCCAGCTCGCCCCAGTGGATTTCGCTGAAAAAGTTCCGCAGCATCTTGCCCAACATGGGGCCTCGCCAGATGACCGGCCGGTTATCTTCGACGAAAAAGGCCATCGACATGACCTTGACACCCAGCTTTTGAACCGGCAGAATCAGGTTGTCAATGACGGTGGGCCGCTGGTCAATCCCCATCATATCCGGCACACTGAAGCCATAGATGTCCGCATCGATGACCCCCACCCGAACACCCGCGCGCGCAAGTGCAACCGCCAGGTTCACCGTTACAGTGGACTTCCCTACCCCGCCTTTCCCGCTTGCAATGGCAATAAACCGGGTACCGCTATCCTTGGACAAGAGCGGGGAAACCGACGGCTGGGAAGTCGCCCCGGCCTGAGCCGCCCGTTCTTCCCGCAAGCGCTTGGCGAGAGCGGCCCGTTCCTCGTCGGTCATCGCGCCAATGCGCAACTGTACATTGCGGGCTCCCCGTTCCTTCAACGCTTTTGTCACTCTTTCCTCAATCACCGCTCTCAAGGGACAGCCCTGAATCGTCAGCACCAATTCCAGCTGGACATCGTTTTCCGGGCTGATTTGGATGTTTCGCACCATATCTAGTTCAACGACGCTTTTATGGAGCTCCGGGTCTTCCACATCCTTTAACACTTCGAGCACTTGCTCGCGAGTCAACATGGCCTAATCACCTCTTATTGTGAATCCAACACCTCTTTCGTCTCCATGATTATATCATAATATGTCAGTCAGGGGGGGCGGTGTAATAACGGAGGATACCCCGATAAATGGAAGCGGCCACCTTTTTCTGATACTCCGGCTCGGCCAGAAGTTGTGCCTCTTTCGCATGGGAGAGAAACCCGATCTCCACCAGAACGGCCGGGATCCGGCTTTGATTCAACAAAAAGATGTCGTCAAACTGCTTGGCCATCCGTTTTGTGTTGGCAAGCCCCGCGATCAACTCCTGTTGCACTGAAGACGCCAATTTGCGGCTTTCTTCCAGTTTGGAGCAGTAAAACGTCTGCGCGCCACTGTATCGCGGGTTGGGAAAACTGTTGAGGTGAATACTGATCAGGATGTCAGCCTGGCTCTCATTGACGATGCGCGCCCGCTTCATCAAATCTTCCGTCTTGCGCCGGGAATAGCCACGGGTTTTCGCCTTGGCCAGATCGGTATCCGTCTCACGCGTCATCCGCACCAGCGCGCCTGCTTGTTGCAGGTAGTCCCTGAGATATTGCGCCACCTGCAGGGCCACCGCTTTTTCCACCAGACCCGACGGGCTGACAGCCCCGCCGTCCGGTCCGCCGTGACCGGGGTCAAGCACAACGACTTTCCCCGCAAGAGGCGACAAGGCATGGGCCGAGCCCGCCCCCACATGCAGGCCGATGGTTCCCATGTTCAGGCAACATAGCATGGTCAAGCCCAAGATCACTTGGACAAGCCGCCTCCTGATTCTCATCCTGCTGAAGGTTGTGTTCATCCGTCTCACCATTGTTTCCTTTTTTTGCGAAGCATCCCTTCCCGAAAACCTTTTTCAAACCATCGGCAGATACAATCATCCAGGACGATCTGAATGGAAAGGTATGTCCATTCGTCCAGAATATGGAAAAGATGATATTTTCCGCTGTACCGGCGTACCGATTCGTCCGCCAGCTTCAGGTAATGCTGCTTGAATACCGCCGCAGCCTGCTCCCGTTTTTCTCCCTTTTCCGCATCCTTATACCGGCGGCTGGCTTCAAGCCCCATGCAAAAGCCGTCCAGCAACGTCTCAAACAAGGCCTCCTCCACAAGATAACGTTCATACCAATTGGCCCTCGCCAGTACCCAGCTGACCATCTCTTGATAATAGGTCTGGTATTCTGCGGGATCCAGCCAATGAACGGCGCGCTCCCTGAACTGGTCCCAGTTTCTTTGCTGGTATGCTTGAAAGTCCACCACATTGTTCATCCGATTCACCCTGCTCTTTCATGTTGGACCCCAATCTTGGACGCCAAGCTCCTCATTTACAGGATTCCCAAATCGGACAGGAACATCCTCAAAATGGGAAAGAAAAAGACCCATGCCGGCAAGCATGGATCTTGATCAGGTCATTTGACTTTTTATGCCTGTCTACTTGACAAGGAACATTTGGCCAAATTTTCTACGCTTGGCGTTGAGATTCACGCAGCAAATTTTTCAAAACTTTGCCCCCGGGATTTCGAGGAAGCTCGCTGCAAAATTCCACCACCGCAGGCACTTTGTAATCAGCCAGGTTTTCCCTGACGAATTGTTTTATCTCTTCCGCCGTCACCGTCGTTTCTTGTTTGGGTACGATCACTGCTTTCACCACTTCGCCGAAAACCGGATCCGGAATCCCGACGACCGCCGCCTCCAGCACCTTCGGATGTTGATACAGCACATTTTCCACTTCGACGGAAAAAACCTTTTCCCCGCCTCGGTTAATCATGTCTTTGAGGCGATCCATAATGTAGACAAAACCTTCTTCATCCATCATCGCCAGGTCTCCAGAACACCAGTACTCTCCATGAAACGATTTACGATTGGCCTCTTCGTTTTCCCAGTAGCCGGATACGACATTAGGACCCTTGATCCAAAGCTCTCCCACTTCTCCTGGTTTGCATGTTTCTCCCCTTTCATTCACAATTTTTATCTCAACAACCGGAATGGGGTAACCAACGGATGCAGGCTTTTTTTCCTGGCAGCCTATCGGCATCACGGTTGTCGGTGATGTCGTTTCTGTTGCCCCATATGCGTTGTGCAGCTGCACACCCGGGAATTCCCTTCGCAGTTGTTCAATGGTATGGGTGGACATGGGGGCACCGCCATAAGCCAAGATCCGCAGGGAAGGATAGCTGTACTCCCGGAAAGAAGGATGGGACATCATCATCACATAAATGGTCGGAACGTTAAAAGTAAATGTAATCTTTTCCTCTGACAACAAACGAATAAACCGTTCCGCCTTAAACCTTCTCATCAACACATTGGTTCCGCCCACATACACCATATGTAGAAGCTGTCCGATCAAGCCGGTCACATGAAAAAGAGGAACCGCGTTTAACGAACGATCCGCTTCCGTCGTTCTGAAAATCCGGTGATAACACATGACCGAATGGATCGCACCCAGATGGCTACCGACAGCGCCTTTCGGCAATCCGGTAGTGCCGGATGTATACATGATGTACAACGGATCCTCTTCACGAACCATCGTCTCCGGCGGTGAAACAGCGGGAGATTCCAGCGGTTCATAAGGCAAAAAGCCTTCTCTTTCGCCGCCAAGGATAAATCTCGCCCTTAACGAGGGTACGGATGTATGCGCATTCTGTACAAGATAGGCGAACTCATCGTCGGTAAAGAGAATAGAAGAACCCGACTGGTTGAGCATAAACGTAATTTCCTTGCTGTTGAGCCGTGTGTTTAGAGGAACCGCGATCGCCCCGATCCGGGCACAAGCAAAAAACAAGAGGGCGAATTCCACGCCGTTCCCCAATAACAGCGCCACTCTTTCCCCTTTCCGCACCTGATAACGGTGGTACAAATGGCCGGCGATATTTTCTACCAGTTCCCTCATTTGCCGATATGTCAAACGCCGCTCCCCCATCACCAGGGCCTCGCGGTCAGGAAAACGAACAGCAGAGCTTTCCAGCATCTCCATCACATTGGCAGGCCGCTCAGAAAAAACGAATACTTCCCGTCCAAAATGAGATTCCCGGACGATCCCACTTTTTTCATTTTCCGTCCACATTGGTTTTCCTCCTTTCACCTGACAAGCCATCCGCCATCGACATAGAGCACTTGGCCAGTAATGTAAGACGAAGCGTCCGAGGCGAGAAAAACGACTGGACCTGCCAGATCTTCCAGTTCGCCGATTCTTCCTAATAGAGTACTATTGACAATG
Proteins encoded in this window:
- a CDS encoding phosphoglucosamine mutase, whose protein sequence is MRKYFGTDGVRGVANRELTPELAFRIGRAEGNLAAARASGRPKVLIGRDTRISGEMLEAALTAGLLSAGADVYRLGIISTPGVAWLTKTLQADAGIMITASHNPVEDNGIKIFGPDGFKLTDEEEEQIERLLDEPEDKLPRPVGGGVGRLLDAAEKAEDYLNHLSGTIHGDLQGLKVVLDCAHGAASYLAPRLFRRLGAEVWVIGAEPDGININDGVGSTHPSRLQEEVKRQRADVGLAFDGDADRLIAVDEEGQIVDGDHIMCILARSLKEQGRLAKNTLVTTVMSNIGLYQAMRELGIATEQTAVGDRYVLERMLEGGFVIGGEQSGHVILLDYNTTGDGMLTALQLVQVIRESGKTLGQLKQVMRKFPQVLHNVRLKRAEAKTAWQQHPAIMEAIGELERRLGDAGRVLVRPSGTEPLLRIMAEGPDEAILRQHILRIAEIVDRELNQ
- a CDS encoding TIGR00159 family protein, with product MKPLQEIWQVFSVVVDIAIVSYVFYKLLMLIRGTRAIQLIQGIVIIVLAWVLSSLLNLRTLEWLMSQAFTYGVLVILIIFQPEFRRALEQLGRGRFFVRTGVQEDSDLLSVAEACYKAATYMAQRRIGALIVLERKIGLNDMIETGTRLEAKLSAELLINIFTPNTPLHDGAVIIRDATIMAAGCYLPLSESPFISKELGTRHRAAVGVSEITDCLSLVVSEETGQISLASDGVLERDIQGEVLFLRLREALMPSAKKAGSFRQKWGQKADG
- a CDS encoding polysaccharide deacetylase family sporulation protein PdaB, whose amino-acid sequence is MNLFMVLKAAQLKRFLIFTVAAAFAVGVFFVEKEEESIFADAVPTFSSDEPSAIYSVPTDKKKVALTFDISWGDKRPGPILDVLKDKQVEKATFFLSSPWAENHPEIVQRIVDAGYEIGSHGHKHVNYSRLSDEEIRQQIAKADQILRELTGVKPNLIRMPNGDFDKRVLRVADSLGYTVIQWDTDSLDWMNPGVDRIIQRVLDKVHPGDIILMHASDSCKQTHEALPVIIDRLREQGYELVTVSELIATAQIDTTELP
- a CDS encoding ATP-binding protein, whose amino-acid sequence is MLTREQVLEVLKDVEDPELHKSVVELDMVRNIQISPENDVQLELVLTIQGCPLRAVIEERVTKALKERGARNVQLRIGAMTDEERAALAKRLREERAAQAGATSQPSVSPLLSKDSGTRFIAIASGKGGVGKSTVTVNLAVALARAGVRVGVIDADIYGFSVPDMMGIDQRPTVIDNLILPVQKLGVKVMSMAFFVEDNRPVIWRGPMLGKMLRNFFSEIHWGELDYMLLDLPPGTGDVALDVHQLIPQSKEIIVTTPHLTAAFVAARAGAMAIQTNHEIIGVVENMSWYECGHCGNRAFIFGQGGGQKLAETLRTKLLAQIPLGAPEGSGLDEAPGIYPAGSPQAKIFDQLAKEVIDRTAPAVKG
- a CDS encoding N-acetylmuramoyl-L-alanine amidase CwlD encodes the protein MVRRMNTTFSRMRIRRRLVQVILGLTMLCCLNMGTIGLHVGAGSAHALSPLAGKVVVLDPGHGGPDGGAVSPSGLVEKAVALQVAQYLRDYLQQAGALVRMTRETDTDLAKAKTRGYSRRKTEDLMKRARIVNESQADILISIHLNSFPNPRYSGAQTFYCSKLEESRKLASSVQQELIAGLANTKRMAKQFDDIFLLNQSRIPAVLVEIGFLSHAKEAQLLAEPEYQKKVAASIYRGILRYYTAPPD
- a CDS encoding AMP-dependent synthetase; amino-acid sequence: MWTENEKSGIVRESHFGREVFVFSERPANVMEMLESSAVRFPDREALVMGERRLTYRQMRELVENIAGHLYHRYQVRKGERVALLLGNGVEFALLFFACARIGAIAVPLNTRLNSKEITFMLNQSGSSILFTDDEFAYLVQNAHTSVPSLRARFILGGEREGFLPYEPLESPAVSPPETMVREEDPLYIMYTSGTTGLPKGAVGSHLGAIHSVMCYHRIFRTTEADRSLNAVPLFHVTGLIGQLLHMVYVGGTNVLMRRFKAERFIRLLSEEKITFTFNVPTIYVMMMSHPSFREYSYPSLRILAYGGAPMSTHTIEQLRREFPGVQLHNAYGATETTSPTTVMPIGCQEKKPASVGYPIPVVEIKIVNERGETCKPGEVGELWIKGPNVVSGYWENEEANRKSFHGEYWCSGDLAMMDEEGFVYIMDRLKDMINRGGEKVFSVEVENVLYQHPKVLEAAVVGIPDPVFGEVVKAVIVPKQETTVTAEEIKQFVRENLADYKVPAVVEFCSELPRNPGGKVLKNLLRESQRQA